Proteins from one Pseudobdellovibrionaceae bacterium genomic window:
- the flgC gene encoding flagellar basal body rod protein FlgC gives MSQFFSGFRVSSSGMAAQRMRLNTISSNIANINTTKTPEGGAYRRKDVVFQSMPDAKSFGEILTDSNPRSDVQRVQVTDVISDTRAPLRKHEPGHPDADEEGYVSYPNINLMEEMTNMIQATRAYEANVSAMQAAKDIALSSLEIGR, from the coding sequence ATGTCGCAGTTCTTTTCGGGTTTTCGGGTCAGTAGTTCGGGGATGGCGGCGCAACGGATGCGCCTCAATACGATTTCTTCCAATATTGCGAATATCAATACGACGAAAACCCCGGAAGGTGGCGCCTACCGCCGCAAGGACGTGGTTTTCCAGTCGATGCCGGACGCGAAATCTTTCGGTGAAATTTTAACCGATTCGAACCCACGTTCCGACGTCCAGAGAGTCCAGGTCACCGACGTGATCTCGGATACGCGGGCGCCCTTGCGTAAGCACGAGCCCGGGCACCCCGACGCGGACGAGGAAGGCTACGTTTCATACCCGAACATCAATCTGATGGAAGAGATGACCAATATGATCCAGGCCACCCGCGCTTACGAGGCCAACGTCTCGGCGATGCAGGCGGCGAAAGATATTGCACTCTCTAGCCTAGAGATTGGTCGATAG
- the fliE gene encoding flagellar hook-basal body complex protein FliE yields MEISGSQRRSLQNEISAAPSLSSSAAPGASFADTLGQAVQQVNQLQKNADTAITNLATGKTDNIADVMVQTEQADIALKLMMQVRNKIIDAYSEVMKMQV; encoded by the coding sequence ATGGAAATTTCCGGCTCCCAACGTCGGTCACTGCAAAATGAAATTTCGGCCGCGCCCTCTCTTTCTTCGAGCGCCGCTCCGGGAGCGAGTTTCGCGGATACCCTCGGCCAAGCCGTGCAGCAAGTGAATCAGCTGCAGAAAAACGCCGACACCGCGATCACGAATCTGGCGACCGGTAAGACGGACAACATCGCCGACGTCATGGTCCAAACCGAACAAGCGGATATCGCGCTCAAATTGATGATGCAAGTCCGCAACAAGATCATCGACGCGTATTCCGAAGTCATGAAAATGCAGGTTTGA
- the fliF gene encoding flagellar M-ring protein FliF — MNTFFASLSNQFREFFRGLGPTKRMSIIAATLVFFLAGVVMTVMVSGRDYVTLLTNVPSDQVALIAQKLNEKNVPFQLRDEGKTVAVPAELLHSTQMALMAEVGSAKLGTIGLEVFDKQDFSMNSYAQRVNYQRALQGELIRSINTLTSVRQSKVLLALPAKKTFLEDSGQATASVVVELHPGKSLSADQVRGIQFLVASSVEGLNAEKVTVVDDRGKMLTRSGDITTSGTSEILDLKRKIESDLEERIEALLAKVVGQAKVVARVDATLNNKIISAIEESVDPEQTAIRSQQTEEESSEGSRANPTGVPGSRNNIPGAGAEGEAVSFRQGVRKEVKNTAFEVPKTVKNIREMAGNLERISVAVLVDGVQQNITKEDGTIENKWVARSPEEITKYEALVRNAIGFSQQRGDSVKIENIQFIAEDFSEADRLLTSLERRKLLHALLKWALLGFSLALFFFIVVRPFMQWITDSFQDSVEEMLPRTIEELEELQAVDNTLPGMSSALPILEESIDPDKAETELLKDRILAIMERDDEKASSAFGMWLVRKDG, encoded by the coding sequence TTGAACACGTTTTTTGCTAGTCTTTCAAATCAGTTTCGTGAGTTCTTTCGTGGCTTGGGTCCGACCAAACGGATGTCCATTATCGCCGCGACGCTGGTCTTTTTCTTAGCCGGCGTCGTGATGACGGTGATGGTTTCGGGACGTGACTACGTGACTCTGCTCACGAATGTTCCTTCCGATCAAGTCGCGCTCATCGCGCAGAAACTGAACGAAAAGAACGTCCCCTTCCAACTCCGTGATGAGGGGAAAACAGTCGCGGTTCCGGCGGAGCTTTTGCACTCCACGCAGATGGCGTTGATGGCGGAAGTGGGTTCGGCGAAACTGGGCACGATCGGTCTGGAAGTCTTCGATAAACAAGACTTCTCGATGAACTCTTACGCCCAGCGCGTGAACTACCAACGCGCCCTGCAGGGTGAATTGATCCGTTCCATCAACACGTTGACCAGCGTTCGCCAATCGAAAGTTCTTTTGGCGTTGCCGGCGAAGAAGACCTTCCTCGAGGATTCAGGGCAAGCGACGGCGTCGGTCGTGGTGGAGCTTCACCCCGGGAAATCCCTCAGCGCGGACCAAGTGCGGGGGATTCAGTTCTTGGTGGCCAGTTCCGTGGAAGGTCTGAACGCCGAAAAGGTCACGGTCGTCGATGACCGCGGCAAAATGCTGACCCGGTCGGGCGATATCACGACTTCGGGCACCAGCGAAATCTTGGATTTGAAGCGCAAAATCGAATCCGATCTGGAAGAGCGTATCGAGGCGCTGCTTGCCAAAGTGGTCGGGCAAGCGAAAGTGGTCGCCCGTGTGGATGCGACCTTGAACAACAAAATCATCAGCGCGATCGAAGAGTCCGTCGACCCGGAGCAGACCGCGATCCGTAGCCAGCAAACGGAAGAGGAATCTTCGGAAGGTTCGCGCGCGAATCCCACCGGCGTGCCTGGATCACGGAACAATATTCCCGGCGCGGGCGCCGAGGGCGAAGCCGTGAGCTTCCGTCAGGGCGTGCGCAAGGAAGTGAAGAACACCGCTTTCGAAGTGCCGAAAACCGTGAAGAATATCCGCGAGATGGCGGGTAACCTGGAGCGCATCAGTGTCGCGGTCCTGGTCGACGGCGTTCAGCAGAATATCACGAAGGAAGACGGCACCATCGAGAACAAGTGGGTGGCGCGCTCTCCGGAAGAGATCACCAAATACGAAGCATTGGTGCGTAACGCGATCGGTTTCAGCCAGCAACGTGGCGACTCCGTGAAAATCGAGAACATCCAGTTCATCGCCGAGGACTTCAGCGAAGCCGATCGGCTGCTAACGTCGCTGGAGCGTCGCAAGCTGCTGCACGCGTTGCTGAAATGGGCGCTTTTGGGTTTCAGCTTGGCGCTCTTCTTCTTCATCGTCGTTCGTCCCTTCATGCAGTGGATCACCGACAGCTTCCAGGACTCGGTCGAAGAAATGCTTCCCCGCACCATCGAAGAGCTCGAAGAGCTTCAGGCGGTGGACAATACTTTGCCCGGTATGAGCTCCGCGCTGCCGATCCTCGAAGAGTCGATCGATCCGGACAAGGCCGAAACCGAGCTGCTTAAAGACCGCATTTTGGCCATCATGGAACGCGATGACGAAAAAGCATCCAGTGCGTTCGGCATGTGGCTAGTCAGAAAGGACGGCTAA
- the fliG gene encoding flagellar motor switch protein FliG translates to MKLTKPENLEYEQLRGFEKAAILMNYLGPNALKTLLKGLDDGDIRKLLNVMPKYRVVSVNVTKKVLEEFFELINETEDYIFSEVSSSKDAIVAALGEERARGILGGINVVTGGGRTLESLEMVDAKSLSNFLVNEHPQTVAVILAHLEPEKKGEVLKRLPEALQAEVVLRMANLDHVAPELIAEIDSVLKKELASMSSVEQTALGGVQPVAEMLNVMDKNTESSIMSRLEEKDPLLAEEIRKLMFVFDDIVKIDDRGIQTLLKEVPNDRLLLALKTASEEIKTKVFKNLSQRAADMLRDDLSNMGPARLSDVESAQQEVVNAARRLEAEGKILIARGGSEDALV, encoded by the coding sequence GTGAAGCTGACGAAACCCGAAAATTTAGAATACGAACAGCTTCGCGGCTTCGAAAAGGCCGCCATCCTGATGAACTATCTGGGACCCAACGCGCTGAAAACGCTGTTGAAGGGACTGGACGACGGGGACATCCGTAAGCTTTTGAACGTGATGCCCAAATACCGGGTCGTGTCGGTCAACGTGACGAAGAAGGTCCTCGAAGAGTTCTTCGAACTCATCAACGAAACCGAAGACTACATCTTTTCGGAAGTTTCCTCCTCGAAAGACGCGATCGTCGCCGCCTTGGGTGAAGAGCGCGCGCGCGGTATCCTGGGTGGTATCAACGTCGTGACCGGCGGCGGTCGCACCCTGGAATCGCTCGAGATGGTCGATGCGAAATCGCTTTCGAACTTCCTGGTCAACGAACATCCCCAGACGGTCGCGGTCATCCTGGCGCACCTCGAGCCCGAGAAGAAGGGTGAGGTTCTGAAGCGTCTGCCCGAAGCCCTGCAGGCCGAGGTCGTTCTGCGTATGGCGAACTTGGACCACGTCGCGCCCGAACTCATCGCCGAGATCGATTCCGTCCTGAAGAAAGAACTGGCGTCCATGAGCTCGGTCGAGCAGACCGCGCTTGGCGGCGTGCAACCCGTGGCCGAAATGCTCAACGTCATGGATAAGAACACGGAAAGTTCGATCATGTCGCGCCTGGAAGAGAAGGACCCGCTCTTGGCGGAAGAGATCCGCAAGCTGATGTTCGTCTTCGACGATATCGTGAAAATCGACGATCGCGGAATCCAGACGCTGCTCAAGGAAGTGCCGAACGATCGCCTGCTGCTGGCGCTCAAGACGGCCAGCGAAGAGATCAAAACAAAGGTCTTCAAAAACTTGTCGCAACGTGCGGCGGACATGCTGCGCGACGATCTTTCGAATATGGGCCCGGCCCGTCTTTCGGACGTCGAATCCGCGCAACAGGAAGTCGTCAACGCCGCCCGCCGCCTCGAGGCGGAAGGCAAGATCCTGATCGCACGCGGTGGCTCGGAGGACGCGCTTGTCTAA
- a CDS encoding flagellar assembly protein — protein MSKPIRFSETSAKVMAFEPPVFELGIPQVALDTAERQQQGSRFRLSELTRQQTGLHDLERAQFEELVETRAAERLKEIQEAAYREAFDLGMVEGRKEAFQQNEVIIKEKLAHLDMLMVSFERIKTEMMEYNEAHLVQLAFHIAKRLASHEISVTPEATLNILRQAVEVAQSEEELTVMVAPDQLAFLEELKTQTGRELEFMKKLKFEPDPSVGHGGCVIRNNYGEIDSRFEERVGKLWDALKESLINVKPELKTA, from the coding sequence TTGTCTAAACCGATTCGTTTTTCCGAAACGAGCGCTAAAGTCATGGCTTTCGAGCCTCCGGTATTCGAGCTGGGAATCCCCCAGGTCGCGCTAGATACGGCCGAGCGCCAGCAGCAGGGCTCGCGTTTTCGCCTGTCCGAGCTGACCCGGCAGCAAACGGGACTTCACGATCTCGAAAGGGCGCAGTTCGAAGAACTCGTGGAAACCCGCGCCGCGGAACGTTTAAAGGAAATCCAGGAAGCCGCCTATCGCGAAGCCTTCGATCTGGGAATGGTCGAGGGTCGCAAAGAGGCCTTCCAGCAGAACGAAGTGATCATCAAAGAAAAACTCGCTCATCTGGACATGTTGATGGTCTCTTTCGAACGCATCAAAACCGAGATGATGGAATACAACGAAGCGCATCTGGTGCAGTTGGCGTTCCACATCGCGAAGCGTTTAGCGAGTCACGAGATTTCCGTCACTCCCGAGGCGACGCTGAATATCTTGCGCCAGGCCGTGGAAGTCGCGCAAAGCGAGGAAGAGCTGACCGTCATGGTGGCTCCGGACCAGCTCGCGTTCCTGGAAGAACTGAAGACCCAAACCGGGCGTGAGCTCGAGTTCATGAAAAAGCTGAAGTTCGAGCCCGATCCCTCCGTCGGTCATGGCGGCTGCGTGATCCGCAACAACTACGGTGAAATCGACAGTCGCTTCGAAGAGCGCGTCGGTAAACTGTGGGATGCGCTGAAAGAGTCACTGATCAACGTCAAACCCGAGTTGAAAACGGCATGA
- a CDS encoding FliI/YscN family ATPase: MTGYELNLRKYTDLVDSIHLSKDSGKVTEVTGMMVKGFLPGASVGSICRITPTGTEKHFLAEVVGFKDQSVLMMPLHEMRGVGLGSRITLVQQSALVRVSDALLGRVVNGLGQTIDGGEPIEFSREVPLYSEVRNPLERRPIRQSLDLGVRAINAALTIGQGQRIGIMAGSGVGKSVLMGMMARNSKADVNVIALIGERGREVREFIENDLGAEGMARSVVVCVTSDQSPLLRMRGAFVATAMAEYFSAQGKNVLLMMDSATRFAMAQREIGLSAGEPPASKGYTPSVFATLPKLLERAGSFEGEGSITGLYTVLVEGDDMDDPIGDSVRSIVDGHIVLSRKLAHKAHFPSIDVLQSASRVMSAVAGKDHIKLAQKLREALAVYRDAEDLINIGAYKPGANPKIDKSVKVIDQLNAFLKQGVDEKTDMTKTLRELQGILVNFN; encoded by the coding sequence ATGACCGGTTACGAATTGAACCTGCGCAAATACACCGATCTTGTGGACTCGATCCACCTGTCGAAGGACAGCGGTAAGGTCACGGAAGTGACCGGCATGATGGTGAAGGGCTTTTTGCCCGGTGCGAGCGTGGGTTCAATTTGCCGGATCACGCCGACCGGCACCGAAAAGCATTTTCTGGCCGAGGTGGTCGGTTTCAAAGACCAAAGCGTGCTGATGATGCCCCTTCACGAAATGCGGGGCGTGGGTTTGGGATCACGCATCACCCTTGTGCAGCAAAGTGCCTTGGTGCGGGTCAGCGATGCCCTCTTGGGCCGCGTGGTGAATGGGCTGGGGCAAACGATCGACGGCGGCGAGCCGATCGAGTTTAGTCGCGAAGTTCCCCTTTACAGCGAAGTTCGTAACCCTCTCGAACGTCGTCCGATCCGTCAAAGTCTGGATCTGGGGGTGCGCGCGATCAATGCGGCCCTCACTATCGGACAGGGGCAACGGATCGGCATTATGGCCGGCTCGGGCGTCGGTAAGTCCGTCTTGATGGGGATGATGGCGCGGAATTCGAAAGCCGACGTCAACGTCATCGCCCTCATCGGCGAGCGTGGACGTGAGGTTCGTGAGTTCATTGAAAATGATCTGGGCGCAGAAGGTATGGCAAGATCCGTCGTCGTCTGCGTGACGTCCGACCAATCGCCGCTGCTGCGCATGCGGGGCGCGTTCGTCGCGACCGCGATGGCGGAATACTTCTCGGCCCAAGGTAAAAACGTCCTCCTGATGATGGATTCGGCGACACGTTTCGCCATGGCCCAACGGGAAATCGGTCTTTCCGCCGGTGAGCCGCCCGCCTCGAAAGGTTATACGCCGTCGGTCTTCGCGACGCTGCCGAAGCTCTTGGAGCGGGCGGGTTCGTTCGAAGGTGAAGGATCGATCACGGGGCTTTATACGGTGCTTGTCGAAGGTGACGACATGGACGATCCGATCGGGGATTCCGTACGTTCCATCGTCGACGGGCACATCGTTTTGTCGCGTAAACTCGCGCACAAGGCGCATTTTCCCTCTATCGACGTTTTGCAGTCCGCATCCCGGGTCATGTCGGCAGTCGCCGGCAAAGATCACATCAAGCTCGCCCAAAAGCTGCGCGAGGCCTTGGCCGTTTACCGGGACGCGGAAGATCTGATCAACATCGGTGCGTACAAACCCGGCGCGAATCCCAAGATCGACAAGTCGGTGAAGGTCATCGACCAACTCAACGCCTTCTTGAAGCAAGGCGTGGACGAAAAAACGGACATGACGAAAACTCTGCGCGAGCTGCAGGGAATCCTCGTGAATTTCAACTAG
- the fliJ gene encoding flagellar export protein FliJ, whose translation MKGFRFNLENVLNVRRTAENMAQRDFQLAQAALQEEVDRLQRMFDEKTQAFQERHSLTTSGGTASAGLGQIQDFLVGQEILIKRQQAKIQEFETQVERLREILRERAIETKIIEKLKEKRREEYLQERNRREVKEADDQASMRFRFGREDDETGL comes from the coding sequence GTGAAGGGCTTTCGCTTCAACCTCGAAAACGTGCTGAATGTCCGGCGCACGGCTGAAAACATGGCCCAGCGGGACTTTCAACTGGCCCAGGCCGCCCTCCAAGAAGAGGTCGATCGCCTGCAGCGGATGTTCGACGAAAAAACTCAAGCGTTTCAAGAACGTCACTCGCTGACCACCTCCGGAGGCACGGCCAGCGCAGGTTTGGGGCAGATCCAAGACTTTCTGGTGGGCCAGGAAATTTTGATCAAAAGACAGCAGGCCAAGATCCAGGAATTCGAGACTCAAGTCGAACGTTTGCGGGAAATTTTGCGAGAACGCGCAATTGAAACTAAAATAATTGAGAAGCTGAAAGAAAAACGCCGCGAAGAGTATCTTCAAGAGCGTAATCGTCGGGAAGTTAAAGAAGCCGACGATCAGGCAAGTATGCGTTTCCGTTTCGGTCGGGAGGACGATGAAACCGGGTTATGA
- a CDS encoding flagellar hook-length control protein FliK: MAEKPAPKARKTNERETAMLQFMDSMESEFGITPARMLEAMADLDQEALARSPEDTASDLIANLELPAEEEPQAMEMYLQFLQQWKDMRAANEAADPKTAKSVAGLMAGGAILHAGLDVKQGAAPVAAGERRAILNQSLDRMNDKFFMRGPVAETGIDSTKTADTLSRLSELGFERVEPQLVTDPQMAKQALIGKAQDLKQAQGAEAWLTANEAPVVSDAGATSELEGLLRQLNADPMAFRAEVAQANANPAVLKPASEPKILDISALQVPGFGAAAAIAKPEGLGDSSLGADTGDAEGDASGGGLADGRADAQLLGADFAQMLRTEPGAKAAVTAGTGVAGAFALNDTEAQGQLEALKDQTQIIAAKGGGEARIKLNQEGLGEVQLKVLVHDGKVNVEMKTDNAEAKKLLEGSIADLKQSLSSHKLSVDNVKVDVGTSDAGQQQRQMDFQQDMGRQQARQMMEQFRQDSASRRDPFFEMSGIKAYGRKRAELDPIAPAGPSAPRVMSGRGERMNLVA; encoded by the coding sequence GTGGCGGAGAAGCCCGCACCGAAAGCGCGAAAGACGAACGAACGTGAAACGGCGATGCTGCAGTTCATGGACTCCATGGAGAGTGAATTTGGCATCACTCCAGCCCGAATGCTGGAGGCAATGGCCGACCTCGATCAAGAGGCACTCGCTCGTTCCCCCGAAGACACCGCTTCCGATCTGATCGCAAATTTGGAACTCCCGGCTGAGGAAGAACCTCAGGCGATGGAGATGTATTTGCAGTTCCTTCAGCAGTGGAAAGACATGCGTGCCGCAAATGAGGCCGCCGACCCGAAGACCGCGAAATCCGTCGCGGGATTGATGGCGGGTGGAGCGATTTTGCATGCGGGTCTTGACGTGAAGCAGGGAGCCGCGCCGGTCGCCGCTGGCGAGCGCCGCGCGATCTTGAATCAGAGCCTGGATCGCATGAACGACAAGTTCTTCATGCGCGGCCCCGTGGCCGAGACGGGCATCGATTCGACGAAGACGGCCGACACACTGTCGCGTCTGTCGGAGCTCGGCTTCGAGCGCGTGGAACCCCAGCTGGTCACGGATCCGCAAATGGCGAAACAGGCGCTGATCGGCAAAGCGCAGGACCTGAAACAAGCGCAGGGCGCGGAAGCTTGGCTCACGGCGAACGAAGCGCCGGTGGTGAGCGACGCCGGGGCGACCTCCGAGCTTGAAGGACTGCTGCGTCAGCTGAACGCCGATCCGATGGCCTTCCGGGCCGAGGTGGCGCAAGCGAACGCGAATCCCGCCGTCTTGAAGCCCGCGTCGGAACCGAAGATCCTCGACATCTCGGCGCTGCAAGTTCCCGGTTTCGGGGCGGCGGCCGCGATCGCGAAGCCGGAAGGCCTGGGCGACTCTTCGCTCGGCGCGGACACCGGTGATGCCGAGGGCGACGCTTCAGGTGGTGGACTGGCCGACGGGCGTGCGGACGCGCAGCTTTTGGGAGCGGACTTCGCGCAGATGTTGCGCACCGAACCCGGAGCCAAAGCGGCCGTCACCGCGGGAACCGGAGTCGCGGGCGCCTTCGCGCTCAATGACACCGAAGCCCAAGGACAACTCGAAGCTTTGAAAGACCAAACCCAGATCATCGCGGCGAAAGGTGGGGGCGAAGCCCGCATCAAGCTGAATCAAGAAGGCCTGGGTGAGGTGCAGTTGAAAGTTCTCGTCCACGACGGAAAAGTGAACGTCGAGATGAAGACGGACAACGCCGAAGCGAAGAAGCTCTTGGAAGGCTCCATCGCGGATCTGAAGCAAAGCCTGTCGTCACACAAGTTGTCGGTGGACAACGTGAAAGTCGACGTGGGCACTTCGGATGCGGGCCAGCAGCAGCGGCAGATGGACTTCCAGCAGGATATGGGCCGCCAGCAAGCGCGTCAGATGATGGAACAATTCCGTCAAGACAGTGCTTCGCGCCGCGATCCGTTCTTCGAGATGTCGGGCATCAAGGCCTACGGACGTAAACGTGCGGAGCTCGATCCCATCGCACCCGCGGGCCCTTCGGCGCCGCGAGTGATGTCGGGACGGGGCGAGCGCATGAATCTCGTGGCCTGA
- a CDS encoding flagellar hook assembly protein FlgD, which produces MSQVGMKLGTKNWSEASPNTITKSDGLKNLGANELTKLGGDNIGEVLNRVADPNWIDPSKKARAVGSDKLDKDAFMKLMMAQLKNQDPTNPLKSHEMAAQLAQFSSLEQLQNVNTSLDDMKAQAKPTETYQSLNFIGKAVSGDASKVSRLKGDKYHDFSFTLPEKATTATIQVKNENGEVVRKVELRDLKPGANSWTWNGQNDHGQVQTVGEYRFDIDAKNEFDKKMDIKTDFEGIISGVNYTPEGPVLLIGNMSVKLSDVRQIVDPSMIQSKSQKDQNSKNVEAGLLKNADGVKQNNNQEIVQTDDVQGAPDKDEKPVGNVMGLPMSREFQAKLEAETKLSK; this is translated from the coding sequence ATGAGCCAAGTGGGCATGAAGCTCGGGACAAAGAATTGGAGCGAAGCGAGTCCGAACACCATCACGAAGAGTGACGGTCTGAAGAATCTCGGCGCGAACGAGCTGACGAAACTCGGCGGTGACAACATCGGCGAAGTTCTGAACCGCGTGGCGGATCCGAACTGGATCGATCCCTCGAAGAAGGCCCGTGCGGTCGGCAGCGACAAACTCGATAAAGACGCGTTCATGAAACTCATGATGGCGCAGTTGAAAAACCAAGATCCCACGAATCCGTTGAAGTCGCACGAGATGGCGGCGCAGCTCGCGCAGTTCTCATCCCTCGAGCAGCTGCAGAACGTGAATACCTCTCTCGATGACATGAAGGCGCAAGCGAAACCCACCGAAACCTATCAGTCATTGAACTTCATCGGCAAAGCGGTTTCGGGCGACGCTTCGAAAGTCTCCCGTCTGAAGGGCGACAAGTATCACGATTTCTCTTTCACGCTTCCTGAGAAGGCGACGACCGCGACGATCCAAGTGAAAAACGAAAACGGCGAAGTCGTACGCAAGGTGGAATTGCGCGATCTCAAGCCGGGCGCGAATTCGTGGACGTGGAACGGGCAGAACGATCACGGCCAAGTGCAAACCGTCGGCGAATATCGCTTCGACATTGATGCGAAAAACGAGTTCGATAAGAAGATGGATATCAAAACCGACTTCGAAGGGATTATCAGCGGCGTGAACTATACGCCGGAAGGACCCGTACTTTTGATCGGCAATATGTCGGTGAAACTCAGCGACGTTCGTCAGATCGTGGATCCGTCGATGATCCAGTCTAAGTCGCAGAAAGACCAGAATTCGAAAAATGTTGAAGCTGGACTCTTGAAAAATGCGGACGGCGTCAAGCAGAATAATAATCAAGAGATCGTGCAGACCGATGACGTACAAGGCGCTCCTGATAAGGACGAGAAGCCGGTCGGAAATGTGATGGGGCTGCCGATGTCGCGAGAGTTTCAAGCTAAGCTTGAGGCCGAAACGAAGTTGAGTAAGTAA
- a CDS encoding flagellar hook protein FlgE, protein MSVLSSLYTGVSGLSAHGQALGVTADNIANAGTTGFKASRAEFQDIIAKNLKGILGGNQIGRGVKIGAVNPMINQGNIDSTEKATDLAISGEGYFKVKGTDGESYTRDGSFKFDREGFLITNDGQRVQGFEADEQGKIMNKVGDIRFPRALIPAKATQEIKLDLNLDSREEPTRKFDPKDPYATSHYSTGLEVFDSQGNKHLMTMFFNKTADRQWQWRGMVDGKNVTGGDEGEMSEVATGTLKFTVDGKLDSQEVTNLNMNFKGGALQNQQIKFNFGDDIQSGGKGLIGSKQYGKESDLMSWSQNGAAAGTIQNMSFNDEGVLTALYTNGEARDLSQIAMAKFENPESMYKVGNNRFKESRDSGSPALGAAGRAGRGKIFAKSLERSTVDLASEFVQMIQGQRNFQANAKTITTTDEMLNEVIQLKR, encoded by the coding sequence ATGAGCGTTCTGTCGTCACTGTATACTGGCGTTTCGGGTCTGTCTGCGCACGGTCAAGCATTGGGCGTTACTGCCGATAACATCGCCAACGCGGGAACCACGGGTTTCAAAGCGTCACGCGCGGAATTCCAAGATATTATCGCAAAAAACTTGAAAGGGATCCTGGGCGGTAACCAGATCGGACGCGGTGTTAAAATCGGCGCGGTCAACCCCATGATCAACCAAGGTAACATCGACTCCACTGAAAAAGCGACGGACCTCGCGATCTCGGGTGAAGGTTACTTCAAAGTTAAAGGTACTGACGGCGAATCGTATACACGCGATGGCTCGTTCAAATTCGACCGCGAAGGTTTCTTGATCACGAACGACGGTCAACGCGTTCAAGGTTTCGAAGCCGATGAGCAAGGCAAGATCATGAACAAAGTGGGCGACATCCGTTTCCCGCGCGCGCTCATCCCCGCCAAAGCCACTCAAGAGATCAAGCTGGATCTGAACTTGGATTCACGTGAAGAGCCCACGCGGAAGTTCGATCCTAAAGATCCCTATGCGACTTCGCACTACTCGACCGGCCTGGAAGTTTTCGACTCCCAAGGTAACAAACATTTGATGACCATGTTCTTCAACAAGACCGCGGATCGTCAATGGCAGTGGAGAGGTATGGTTGACGGTAAGAACGTCACCGGCGGTGACGAGGGCGAAATGTCGGAAGTCGCGACCGGAACGCTGAAGTTCACCGTCGACGGGAAGTTGGACTCGCAGGAAGTCACGAACTTGAACATGAACTTCAAGGGCGGCGCGCTCCAGAACCAACAAATCAAATTCAACTTCGGCGACGATATCCAGTCGGGCGGCAAAGGCCTGATCGGCTCGAAGCAGTACGGTAAAGAGTCGGACCTGATGTCGTGGAGCCAGAACGGTGCCGCGGCGGGAACGATCCAGAACATGTCCTTCAACGACGAAGGCGTTCTGACCGCGCTGTACACCAACGGCGAAGCCCGGGATCTTTCGCAAATCGCGATGGCGAAATTCGAAAACCCCGAGTCGATGTACAAAGTCGGTAACAACCGTTTCAAAGAGTCGCGTGACTCCGGATCGCCCGCACTGGGCGCGGCCGGCCGCGCGGGTCGCGGTAAGATCTTCGCGAAGTCGCTCGAGCGCTCGACGGTCGATCTCGCCAGCGAATTCGTCCAGATGATCCAAGGTCAGCGTAACTTCCAAGCCAACGCCAAGACCATTACGACAACCGACGAAATGCTCAACGAAGTCATCCAACTGAAACGCTAA
- a CDS encoding cyclic nucleotide-binding domain-containing protein: MSQHLSGVYLFKELTPDELKIVAHAASERHLSPGEEVFMTGEAAKSFFVITLGSVKIYSNSSKGDAMGIANLGSGAHFGEMPFFDQGNRSATAQTLEPTHMLEIAYADLEALFAAHPLIALKVYRTAARFMATRLRNTLGDLNQAKESKLKAG, from the coding sequence GTGTCGCAACATCTGAGCGGTGTTTACCTCTTCAAAGAATTGACCCCTGACGAACTGAAAATCGTGGCCCACGCCGCGTCCGAGCGTCATTTGAGCCCCGGTGAGGAGGTCTTCATGACCGGCGAAGCGGCGAAATCGTTCTTCGTCATCACCTTGGGGTCAGTGAAAATCTATTCGAACTCATCGAAAGGTGACGCGATGGGAATCGCGAACCTGGGATCGGGCGCCCACTTCGGCGAGATGCCCTTCTTCGATCAAGGAAATCGCTCCGCGACCGCGCAAACTCTTGAGCCCACGCATATGCTGGAGATCGCGTACGCGGACCTTGAGGCTCTTTTCGCCGCGCACCCGTTAATCGCGTTGAAGGTCTACCGCACGGCCGCGCGTTTCATGGCGACTCGTCTGCGCAATACTTTGGGGGACCTCAATCAGGCGAAAGAGTCGAAACTCAAAGCGGGTTGA